From a single Pseudomonas triticicola genomic region:
- a CDS encoding molecular chaperone yields the protein MSQTNFSPKLRAPTPTQTRLSFCDASPRDLKRWIASLPKANIGETARLLYQGLGELNLLLTPSDNRLQLLELLRPEVYFVCQHLERHFLHQAIMLDERSRKVSNLCQALQGQLAIGYKQIVLRILPKYSKDRATLVSTALQRAAHALKAQLVRATQLYSSPPEHAWFELHQLYRSAAQLQLQQRRLRDDLAFLTSELSVEQTYIAALLLGSARCNQLRQSQIARLAEVIEPWSALLKLHPDSADDGLFAVSPELDVGPRYRKMFRSEQQNGLLGFDPQPLVKQLETHLLHQSTSTPLPVSVGLSVDTLQHLHATWGQAAERSFQRIAGQGSLTVCVGMSALHFYLGGERTFSELLKHPGARAANFSSVVANGEKDSWSQAFDAAPQSNDELLPYEEIQYDQLSEEEGPGNAPNYPTYALPVINHSPGGYCLAWPSEVPAELQAGEMLGIQDSESKGWSIAVIRWIRQVRGSGTQMGIELVAPHAQPCGLQLVRAKDDHSQYLRGLLLPEISAIDVPATVLAPRLPFQEGNKVLINTQGEEHRAGLDRRVASTHSFNQFAYRSLDPAQNGGGEEDFDSLWNSL from the coding sequence ATGAGCCAGACCAACTTTTCTCCCAAGCTGCGCGCTCCGACTCCCACGCAAACGCGCCTGTCGTTCTGCGACGCCAGCCCGCGCGACCTCAAGCGCTGGATCGCCAGCCTGCCCAAGGCCAACATCGGCGAAACCGCCCGCCTGCTGTATCAAGGCCTCGGCGAACTGAACCTGTTGCTCACTCCCAGTGACAATCGCCTGCAACTCTTGGAACTGCTGCGGCCCGAGGTGTATTTCGTCTGCCAGCATCTGGAACGGCACTTTCTGCATCAGGCGATCATGCTCGACGAGCGCTCGCGCAAGGTCAGCAACCTGTGTCAGGCGCTACAAGGTCAGCTGGCCATCGGCTATAAACAGATCGTTCTGCGCATCCTGCCCAAATACAGCAAGGACCGCGCGACGTTGGTCAGCACCGCCTTGCAACGCGCCGCGCATGCCCTGAAGGCGCAACTGGTGCGCGCCACGCAGTTGTACAGTTCACCGCCGGAACATGCGTGGTTCGAATTGCACCAGCTGTATCGCAGCGCGGCGCAATTGCAGCTGCAACAACGGCGGCTGCGCGATGATCTGGCCTTTTTGACTAGCGAACTGAGCGTCGAACAGACCTACATCGCCGCACTGCTATTGGGCAGTGCCCGTTGCAACCAATTGCGTCAAAGCCAGATTGCCCGGCTGGCCGAGGTGATCGAGCCGTGGAGCGCCCTGCTCAAACTGCATCCCGACAGCGCCGACGACGGCTTGTTTGCGGTCAGTCCGGAACTCGATGTCGGCCCGCGCTACCGCAAGATGTTTCGCAGCGAACAACAGAACGGGCTGCTGGGCTTCGATCCGCAACCGCTGGTCAAACAGCTCGAAACGCACCTGCTGCACCAGTCCACCTCGACCCCGTTACCCGTTTCCGTCGGCCTCAGCGTCGACACCCTGCAACATCTGCACGCTACTTGGGGTCAAGCGGCCGAACGCAGCTTTCAACGCATCGCCGGCCAGGGCTCGCTGACCGTGTGCGTTGGCATGAGCGCCCTGCACTTCTACCTCGGCGGCGAGCGCACTTTCAGCGAGTTGCTCAAACATCCCGGCGCCCGCGCGGCAAACTTCAGCAGCGTCGTGGCCAACGGCGAAAAGGACAGCTGGAGTCAGGCGTTCGACGCTGCCCCGCAAAGTAACGATGAGCTGTTGCCGTACGAGGAAATCCAGTACGACCAGTTGAGCGAAGAAGAAGGCCCGGGCAACGCGCCGAATTATCCGACTTACGCCTTGCCGGTGATCAACCATAGCCCCGGCGGCTATTGCCTGGCCTGGCCGAGCGAAGTACCGGCCGAATTGCAGGCCGGGGAAATGCTCGGCATTCAGGACAGCGAGAGCAAAGGCTGGAGCATTGCGGTGATTCGCTGGATCCGCCAGGTGCGCGGCAGCGGCACGCAGATGGGCATTGAACTGGTCGCGCCACACGCGCAGCCGTGCGGTCTGCAACTGGTGCGAGCGAAAGACGATCACAGCCAGTATTTGCGCGGCTTGCTGTTGCCTGAGATCAGCGCGATCGATGTGCCGGCCACCGTGCTTGCGCCGCGCCTGCCGTTTCAGGAAGGCAACAAGGTGTTGATCAACACCCAGGGCGAGGAACACCGCGCCGGACTGGATCGGCGGGTGGCGAGTACCCACAGCTTCAACCAGTTCGCCTATCGCTCGCTGGATCCTGCGCAGAATGGCGGAGGTGAGGAGGATTTTGATTCGTTGTGGAATTCGCTTTAG
- the rhdA gene encoding thiosulfate sulfurtransferase → MSDFSGLALVIEPSDLLPRLESPELILVDLTSPARYAEGHLPGARFVDPKRTQLGQPPAPGLMPAKADLEALFGELGHRKDAVYVVYDDEGGGWAGRFIWLLDVIGHDKYHYIDGGLPAWLADGMPMSIQVPSVVGGPVSLTLHDEPTATREYLQSRLGAADLAIWDARGPLEYSGEKVLAAKGGHIPGAVNFEWTAGMDQTRQLRIRSDMPQILEKLGITKDKEIITHCQTHHRSGFTYLVAKALGYPRVKGYAGSWGEWGNHPDTPVEI, encoded by the coding sequence ATGTCTGACTTCTCTGGCTTGGCGCTTGTCATCGAGCCGAGCGACCTGCTGCCGCGTCTGGAGTCCCCGGAACTGATCCTGGTGGACCTGACGAGTCCTGCCCGGTATGCCGAAGGTCACTTGCCCGGCGCACGTTTTGTCGACCCGAAACGCACCCAGCTCGGCCAGCCACCGGCGCCGGGGCTGATGCCGGCGAAAGCCGATCTGGAAGCATTGTTTGGTGAACTCGGTCATCGCAAAGACGCGGTCTATGTGGTGTATGACGATGAGGGTGGTGGCTGGGCCGGACGTTTCATCTGGCTGCTCGATGTCATTGGCCACGACAAGTACCACTATATAGACGGTGGTCTGCCGGCCTGGCTGGCGGACGGTATGCCGATGTCGATCCAGGTACCATCCGTTGTCGGCGGCCCGGTCTCGCTGACCCTGCACGACGAACCGACCGCCACCCGCGAATACCTGCAAAGCCGTCTCGGCGCCGCCGATCTGGCGATCTGGGACGCGCGCGGGCCGCTGGAATATTCCGGCGAGAAAGTCCTCGCCGCCAAGGGTGGCCACATCCCCGGTGCGGTCAATTTCGAATGGACTGCCGGCATGGACCAGACGCGTCAGTTGCGTATCCGCAGCGACATGCCGCAGATCCTCGAAAAGCTCGGGATCACCAAGGACAAGGAAATCATTACCCACTGCCAGACCCATCACCGGTCGGGCTTCACTTATCTGGTGGCCAAAGCCCTCGGTTATCCCCGGGTCAAGGGCTACGCCGGTTCCTGGGGCGAATGGGGCAACCACCCTGACACGCCAGTCGAGATTTAA
- a CDS encoding toll/interleukin-1 receptor domain-containing protein: MPVFISYRHMDRAHAIAINTRLTQAKIRTYLDVLDPESQTTDDITGVITRNITECTHLLAVVSEKTALSWWVPFEIGEATISNRRICTFKTGPAQLPIYLDKWPKLSTASDLDLFIDAYRDEVSNQRSITLDSFSDSVKGAYKRDAEMFHEQLKNRIRRGF; this comes from the coding sequence ATGCCAGTCTTTATCAGCTACCGCCACATGGATCGCGCCCATGCGATCGCCATCAACACCCGCCTGACTCAGGCGAAGATCAGGACTTACCTCGACGTGCTGGACCCGGAATCGCAGACCACCGACGACATCACTGGGGTCATTACCCGCAACATCACCGAGTGCACGCATCTGCTGGCGGTGGTATCGGAGAAGACTGCACTGTCGTGGTGGGTGCCGTTCGAGATTGGCGAGGCGACGATCAGCAATCGGCGAATCTGTACGTTCAAGACCGGGCCGGCACAACTGCCGATCTATCTGGACAAGTGGCCAAAGCTGAGCACGGCCAGCGATCTGGATCTCTTTATCGATGCGTATCGGGATGAGGTGTCGAACCAGCGCTCGATAACACTGGATTCGTTCAGCGACTCGGTCAAGGGTGCTTACAAGCGCGATGCGGAGATGTTTCATGAACAGTTGAAGAACCGGATTCGTCGCGGGTTCTAG
- the asd gene encoding archaetidylserine decarboxylase (Phosphatidylserine decarboxylase is synthesized as a single chain precursor. Generation of the pyruvoyl active site from a Ser is coupled to cleavage of a Gly-Ser bond between the larger (beta) and smaller (alpha chains). It is an integral membrane protein.), translating into MKERLFILSQYLLPHHLLSRLAGCIAECRVRWFKNAFTQWFAKRYQVDMSQALVEDLTAYEHFNAFFTRALKDGARPLDETPGAILSPADGAVSQLGPIEHGRVFQAKGHSFSVLELLGGDAANAAPFMGGDFATIYLSPKDYHRVHMPLAGTLREMVYIPGRIFSVNQTTAENVPELFARNERVACIFDTERGPMAVVLVGAMIVASIETVWAGLVTPPKRELKTFRYDEAARAPIHLEKGAELGRFKLGSTAIVLFGPDQVKWAEELVAGSPVQMGQGLALPKA; encoded by the coding sequence ATGAAAGAGCGTCTGTTTATCCTCAGCCAGTACCTGCTGCCGCATCACCTGCTGTCGCGCCTGGCCGGCTGCATCGCCGAATGCCGTGTGCGCTGGTTCAAGAATGCCTTCACCCAATGGTTCGCCAAGCGTTATCAAGTGGACATGTCGCAAGCACTGGTCGAAGACCTGACCGCTTACGAGCACTTCAACGCATTCTTCACGCGTGCGTTGAAAGACGGCGCGCGTCCACTGGACGAAACTCCGGGCGCGATCCTCAGCCCGGCCGACGGTGCGGTGAGTCAGCTCGGCCCGATCGAGCACGGTCGCGTGTTCCAGGCCAAGGGCCACAGTTTCAGCGTGCTCGAATTGCTCGGCGGTGATGCGGCCAACGCAGCGCCGTTCATGGGCGGCGATTTCGCCACGATCTACCTGTCGCCGAAGGACTACCACCGCGTGCACATGCCGCTGGCCGGCACCCTGCGCGAAATGGTCTACATCCCGGGCCGCATTTTCTCGGTGAACCAGACCACTGCCGAAAACGTCCCGGAGCTGTTCGCCCGCAACGAGCGCGTGGCGTGCATATTCGATACAGAACGCGGGCCGATGGCCGTGGTGCTGGTCGGTGCGATGATTGTCGCTTCGATCGAAACCGTGTGGGCCGGTCTGGTCACGCCACCGAAGCGCGAGCTGAAAACCTTCCGCTACGACGAAGCCGCACGCGCACCGATTCATCTGGAAAAAGGCGCGGAACTGGGGCGCTTCAAGCTCGGTTCAACGGCGATCGTGCTGTTTGGCCCGGATCAGGTGAAGTGGGCCGAAGAGCTGGTGGCCGGCTCGCCAGTGCAGATGGGCCAAGGCCTGGCACTGCCAAAAGCGTGA
- the motB gene encoding flagellar motor protein MotB, producing the protein MENNQPIIVKRVKRIAAGHHGGAWKIAFADFATAMMAFFLVLWLLSTATPEQKIAIAGYFKDPVGFSESGTPYIIDLGGTPTLAPENTLNPEVKSQPQPDKVTVDTDQVEGMAEQVEKERLELLLQELQNKVDENPQLQKFKDQILFEITPNGLRIQIMDAENRPMFDSGSARLKPYFEDILLAMADTIKAVPNKISISGHTDAKPYIGTGDYGNWELSANRANAARRALVAGSYPDAQVARVVGYASSALFDRENPFNPVNRRIDIVVLTKKAQAAIEGAQGPEAAKPADQGQNGAAPAAPVDPNSLPADKQPVPAHELRERLNLFDDAAPKPAEPGGAAPAPKQ; encoded by the coding sequence ATGGAAAATAATCAGCCGATCATCGTCAAGCGCGTCAAGCGCATTGCTGCCGGGCACCACGGCGGGGCGTGGAAAATCGCCTTCGCCGACTTTGCCACGGCGATGATGGCGTTCTTCCTGGTGCTGTGGCTGCTGTCCACTGCTACGCCGGAACAGAAGATCGCCATCGCCGGTTATTTCAAGGACCCGGTCGGCTTCTCCGAAAGCGGCACGCCGTACATCATCGACCTCGGCGGTACACCGACCCTGGCGCCGGAAAACACCCTCAACCCGGAAGTGAAGTCGCAGCCGCAACCGGACAAGGTCACGGTCGACACCGATCAGGTTGAAGGCATGGCCGAGCAGGTCGAGAAGGAGCGTCTCGAGCTGCTGTTGCAAGAACTGCAGAACAAGGTCGACGAGAACCCGCAACTGCAGAAGTTCAAGGATCAGATCCTCTTCGAAATCACCCCGAACGGCTTGCGCATCCAGATCATGGACGCCGAGAACCGGCCGATGTTCGACTCCGGGTCCGCACGCCTGAAACCGTACTTCGAAGACATCCTGCTGGCCATGGCCGACACCATCAAAGCGGTGCCGAACAAGATCAGCATCAGCGGCCACACCGACGCCAAGCCGTACATCGGTACTGGCGACTACGGCAACTGGGAACTCTCGGCCAACCGCGCCAACGCCGCGCGTCGCGCATTGGTCGCCGGCAGCTATCCGGACGCGCAGGTGGCGCGGGTGGTCGGTTATGCCTCGTCGGCGTTGTTCGATCGGGAAAATCCGTTCAACCCGGTCAACCGCCGGATCGACATTGTCGTGCTGACCAAAAAAGCCCAGGCGGCGATTGAAGGTGCGCAAGGTCCCGAGGCGGCCAAACCGGCGGATCAGGGTCAGAACGGTGCTGCTCCGGCAGCCCCGGTTGATCCGAATTCCTTGCCGGCGGACAAGCAGCCGGTGCCGGCTCATGAGTTGCGCGAACGCTTGAATCTGTTTGATGACGCTGCGCCGAAGCCGGCTGAGCCGGGTGGGGCGGCGCCAGCGCCGAAGCAATGA
- the motA gene encoding flagellar motor stator protein MotA translates to MAKIIGIIVVFASVLGGYVLSHGKIAALIQPFEVMIIGGAALGAFLQANPGYMTMHVLKKSLSMFGSRFTHTFYLEVLGLIYEILNKSRREGMMAIEGDIEDAAASPIFAKYPAVLKDERMTAFVCDYLRIMSSGNMAPHELEGLFDMELYSLKEDLEHPSHAVNGIADGMPGFGIVAAVLGIVVTMASLGEGDQASIGLHVGAALVGTFFGILAAYGFFGPLAHSLAHDAKEELNVYEAIKASLVASASGMPPSLAVEFGRKVLYPAHRPSFAELEQAVRGR, encoded by the coding sequence ATGGCTAAAATTATCGGCATCATCGTCGTATTCGCGAGCGTGCTCGGCGGATACGTGCTCTCCCACGGCAAGATTGCCGCCCTGATCCAGCCCTTCGAGGTGATGATCATCGGCGGTGCGGCCCTCGGCGCATTCCTCCAGGCCAACCCCGGTTACATGACGATGCACGTGCTCAAGAAATCCCTGAGCATGTTCGGTTCGCGCTTCACCCACACCTTCTATCTGGAAGTGCTCGGGCTGATCTACGAGATCCTCAACAAGAGCCGCCGCGAAGGCATGATGGCGATCGAAGGCGACATCGAAGATGCCGCCGCGAGCCCGATTTTTGCCAAGTACCCGGCGGTGCTCAAGGATGAACGCATGACCGCGTTCGTCTGCGATTACCTGCGCATCATGTCCTCCGGCAACATGGCTCCGCACGAACTGGAAGGCCTGTTCGACATGGAGCTGTACAGCCTCAAGGAAGACCTCGAGCACCCATCGCACGCAGTCAACGGCATCGCCGACGGCATGCCCGGTTTCGGTATCGTTGCGGCGGTACTCGGTATCGTGGTGACCATGGCCTCGCTGGGTGAAGGTGACCAGGCGTCGATCGGTCTGCACGTGGGTGCGGCACTGGTCGGTACCTTCTTCGGTATTCTCGCGGCGTACGGTTTCTTCGGTCCGCTGGCGCATTCCCTGGCCCACGATGCCAAGGAAGAGCTCAACGTCTACGAAGCCATCAAGGCCTCGCTGGTGGCTTCGGCGTCCGGCATGCCGCCGTCGCTGGCGGTCGAGTTCGGACGCAAGGTTCTGTACCCGGCGCACCGTCCAAGCTTCGCCGAGCTGGAACAAGCGGTTCGCGGTCGCTAA
- the serB gene encoding phosphoserine phosphatase SerB: MREIVLINITGVDRPGLTAAITGVLAQGGVNILDIGQAVIHDTLSFGILVEIPDSEQGKSVLKDILFKGYELDQQVRFTPVSEEDYQQWVGNQGKKRHIVTLLTRKVTAGQLQAVSAITAKYGLNIDHIDRLSGRMPLDTPADKGKGCIEFSVRGEAADPQALRAEFLSVAQELNVDIAFQEDSLFRRNRRLAVFDMDSTLIEAEVIDELAKAAGVGDRVSEITERAMAGELDFRASFKERLALLKGLDVSVLDSIGASLRLTEGAETLFAELKRLGYKTAILSGGFTYFAKQLQARLGIDYVFANELEVVDGKCTGVAIEPIVDAQRKADLLKELAHKEGLRLEQTIAVGDGANDLPMLAIAGLGVAFRAKPLVKQSAKQAISTLGLDGVLYLLGFRDRDGQL; this comes from the coding sequence TTGCGCGAAATCGTCCTGATTAACATCACGGGAGTCGACCGTCCGGGTCTGACGGCGGCCATCACCGGTGTTCTGGCACAAGGTGGTGTGAACATTCTCGACATCGGTCAGGCGGTGATCCACGACACCCTGTCGTTCGGCATCCTGGTTGAAATTCCCGATTCCGAACAAGGCAAGTCAGTGCTCAAGGACATCCTGTTCAAGGGCTACGAACTGGATCAGCAAGTGCGCTTCACCCCGGTGTCCGAAGAGGATTACCAGCAATGGGTGGGCAATCAGGGCAAGAAGCGCCATATCGTTACCCTGCTGACGCGCAAGGTCACCGCCGGCCAGTTGCAGGCGGTCAGCGCGATCACCGCCAAATATGGCCTGAACATCGACCATATCGACCGTCTGTCGGGGCGCATGCCGCTGGACACACCGGCCGACAAGGGCAAGGGCTGCATCGAGTTTTCCGTGCGCGGCGAAGCGGCCGATCCGCAGGCCCTGCGCGCCGAATTCCTCAGCGTTGCCCAGGAATTGAACGTCGATATCGCCTTTCAGGAAGACTCGCTGTTCCGTCGCAACCGACGTCTGGCCGTGTTCGACATGGACTCAACGCTGATCGAAGCGGAAGTCATCGATGAGCTGGCCAAGGCGGCCGGCGTCGGTGATCGGGTCTCGGAAATCACCGAGCGCGCGATGGCCGGCGAACTGGATTTTCGCGCCAGCTTCAAGGAGCGTCTGGCGCTGCTCAAGGGCCTCGACGTCAGCGTGCTCGACTCGATCGGTGCCTCGCTGCGTTTGACCGAAGGCGCCGAAACCCTGTTCGCCGAACTCAAGCGCCTTGGCTACAAAACCGCCATCCTGTCCGGCGGCTTCACTTATTTCGCCAAGCAACTGCAGGCCAGGCTGGGCATCGACTACGTGTTTGCCAACGAGTTGGAAGTGGTCGACGGCAAGTGCACCGGCGTGGCGATCGAGCCGATTGTCGATGCGCAGCGCAAGGCTGACTTGCTCAAGGAATTGGCGCACAAGGAAGGTCTGCGTCTGGAGCAGACCATTGCCGTCGGCGACGGCGCCAACGACTTGCCGATGCTGGCGATTGCCGGGCTGGGCGTGGCGTTCCGCGCCAAACCACTGGTCAAGCAGTCGGCGAAGCAGGCGATCTCAACGCTGGGGCTCGATGGCGTGTTATATCTGCTGGGTTTCCGCGATCGCGACGGGCAGCTCTGA
- a CDS encoding HDOD domain-containing protein, with protein MANETNIPSVKPTTLQAWVKLLDSVRLPVPQEAHDKVCRAIRDNRSSLRDIADLMQDSPALALSIIREANRHTHGTMAAPAENLEVAINRLGLARTEELLARLPAEPHRQIPKALRQLQLISQHATQQANGFFASRLARLWQDIHWGSLLFLSPLWPLALTYPQLLEEWELRVIHKGESARVVEKQLFGVRLLKIAEALVQAWHLPIWVEQGYKLLLSEQRELVKVLRIARDSEHPLRQQNRLDDDPTLRRWLNQPANTVLLANGLALSAQQAWDSPHSKRWQYLTSLYLQISMDEVQQQLHQQAANSARQHAMPDLWHPAVSLIWPWGARRLPAGMLPAAAPNADDLGQWRRQCAELLAEPSRFTNAMSLTVAAREALVASGMRRVMIMMADRTHTTLRVHQTAGLPKDAAALSFAVGQSKVLQRLLAQQAQVRITPENNGQFSALLPASLRTLFRGEHLFLRSLVNNGRVIMIVVADQGGGPFADITVQAFGKTAQCIEKALHSFSSRGQ; from the coding sequence ATGGCTAATGAAACGAACATTCCATCGGTAAAACCGACCACGCTCCAGGCTTGGGTCAAGCTGCTCGACAGCGTCCGCCTGCCCGTACCACAAGAGGCTCACGACAAAGTCTGCCGGGCGATCCGCGACAATCGCAGCTCGCTGCGCGACATCGCCGATCTGATGCAGGACAGCCCGGCGCTGGCCTTGAGCATCATCCGTGAGGCGAATCGTCACACCCACGGGACCATGGCCGCGCCAGCGGAAAATCTTGAGGTGGCAATCAATCGCCTGGGCCTTGCGCGCACCGAAGAACTGCTCGCGCGCCTGCCGGCCGAACCGCACCGACAGATCCCCAAGGCCTTGCGTCAGTTGCAGTTGATCAGCCAACACGCGACACAGCAGGCCAACGGTTTTTTTGCCAGTCGCCTGGCGCGGCTGTGGCAGGACATCCACTGGGGCAGCCTGCTGTTTTTGTCGCCGCTGTGGCCGTTGGCGCTGACCTATCCGCAGTTGCTCGAAGAGTGGGAACTGCGGGTGATCCACAAGGGCGAGTCGGCGCGGGTGGTCGAAAAGCAATTGTTCGGCGTGCGACTGTTGAAGATTGCCGAGGCTCTGGTCCAGGCCTGGCATCTGCCGATCTGGGTCGAGCAAGGCTACAAGTTGCTGCTCAGCGAACAACGCGAACTGGTCAAAGTGCTGCGCATCGCCCGCGACAGCGAACACCCACTGCGCCAGCAGAATCGCCTCGACGATGACCCGACATTGCGCCGCTGGCTCAACCAGCCGGCGAATACCGTGCTGCTGGCCAATGGGCTGGCGCTGTCGGCGCAACAGGCCTGGGACAGTCCGCACAGCAAGCGCTGGCAGTACCTGACCAGCCTGTATCTGCAGATTTCCATGGACGAAGTGCAGCAACAGCTGCACCAGCAAGCGGCGAACAGCGCGCGTCAGCATGCGATGCCTGATTTGTGGCACCCGGCGGTTTCGCTGATCTGGCCTTGGGGCGCTCGTCGTTTGCCGGCCGGCATGCTTCCGGCAGCAGCGCCGAATGCGGATGATCTGGGCCAGTGGCGTCGGCAATGCGCCGAACTCCTCGCCGAGCCCAGCCGCTTCACCAATGCCATGAGCCTGACCGTCGCCGCCCGCGAGGCACTGGTCGCCAGCGGCATGCGCCGGGTGATGATTATGATGGCCGACCGCACACACACGACCCTGCGCGTGCACCAGACCGCCGGTTTGCCGAAGGATGCGGCGGCGCTGAGTTTTGCCGTCGGCCAAAGCAAAGTCCTGCAACGCCTGCTCGCTCAGCAGGCGCAGGTGCGAATCACGCCGGAGAACAACGGGCAATTCTCGGCCTTATTGCCAGCGAGCCTGCGCACGCTGTTTCGCGGTGAGCATCTGTTCCTGCGTTCGCTGGTCAACAACGGCCGGGTGATCATGATCGTCGTTGCCGATCAGGGCGGCGGGCCGTTCGCCGACATCACCGTACAAGCCTTCGGCAAAACCGCGCAGTGCATCGAAAAAGCCCTGCACAGCTTTAGCAGCCGTGGCCAATGA
- a CDS encoding AhpA/YtjB family protein, translating into MNRPTPVKTDNFFLLIFRALRHRRVPIALRIASHNVILVALALVIYAGVMGLQFKQAMHEQADALGESLTTQTATSATELLVSNDILSLNVLLNNLTKNKLVAHAAIYSVDNRILAESGQRPKHSLLGEAEGMYESKITFQDVTAGQLRISLDMDQFQQPMTISLQSMGILSAILLALSLALSLRMGRYLSTPLLQLRVWLRRIDAHTPGIDRQDEIGDLARQLHASYAPEPEPEPEPEPEFAEEDDELEFEVRNLRDPSFDESRPLAAKKPAPRHLVSTVEDDDDDDAFADLRDESLNGAAQPLTRKPSPDVPQHTAVLAVQLGSQEQLRRLPRARLEELQERYRDCLEQAASLYQGEIETLNDGSTLLLFHTEDCGDDYLTNAICCGELLRALGHQLQIEVADSGITLQLQLGLTLGDELFGLSQIDLLLTDSAQDALALSQHSRNLLLVERKISDDALIRQRARIRPIASPEGACCVERLMEPYPSMLERQLARMHERRA; encoded by the coding sequence GTGAACCGGCCCACGCCAGTCAAAACCGATAACTTCTTCCTGCTGATCTTCCGTGCACTGCGCCATCGCCGTGTACCGATTGCATTGCGCATTGCCAGCCACAACGTGATCCTGGTCGCTCTGGCCCTGGTGATCTATGCCGGGGTGATGGGGCTGCAATTCAAGCAGGCCATGCACGAGCAGGCCGATGCGCTGGGCGAAAGCCTGACCACGCAGACCGCCACCTCCGCCACCGAGCTGCTGGTGTCCAACGACATACTCAGCCTCAACGTGCTGCTCAACAACCTGACCAAGAACAAACTGGTCGCCCACGCGGCAATCTACAGTGTGGACAACCGCATCCTCGCCGAGTCCGGTCAGCGTCCCAAGCACAGCCTGCTGGGCGAAGCCGAGGGCATGTACGAGAGCAAGATCACTTTCCAGGACGTGACTGCCGGGCAACTGCGCATCAGCCTGGACATGGATCAGTTCCAGCAGCCGATGACGATCAGCCTGCAGAGCATGGGCATTTTGAGCGCGATTCTGCTGGCACTGTCGCTGGCTCTGAGCCTGCGCATGGGCCGTTATCTGTCGACGCCGTTGCTGCAATTGCGCGTGTGGCTGCGCCGCATCGACGCGCACACCCCGGGCATCGATCGTCAGGATGAAATCGGCGATCTGGCGCGCCAGCTGCACGCCAGCTACGCCCCGGAACCGGAGCCCGAGCCTGAACCCGAGCCGGAATTCGCCGAGGAAGACGACGAGCTGGAGTTCGAGGTGCGCAACCTGCGCGATCCGAGCTTCGACGAAAGCCGCCCGCTGGCCGCGAAGAAACCGGCACCGCGTCACTTGGTCAGCACCGTCGAAGACGATGATGACGATGACGCCTTCGCCGACCTGCGCGACGAATCGCTCAACGGCGCCGCCCAACCGCTCACGCGCAAACCGAGCCCTGACGTGCCACAGCACACCGCCGTACTGGCCGTGCAACTGGGCTCGCAGGAACAATTGCGTCGTTTGCCTCGCGCACGTCTGGAAGAATTGCAGGAACGCTATCGCGACTGCCTCGAGCAGGCCGCTTCGCTGTATCAGGGCGAAATCGAGACCCTCAACGACGGCAGCACGCTGTTGCTGTTCCACACCGAAGATTGCGGCGACGATTACCTGACCAATGCCATCTGCTGCGGCGAACTGCTTCGTGCACTCGGCCACCAATTGCAGATCGAGGTCGCAGACAGCGGCATCACCCTGCAATTGCAGCTGGGCCTGACCTTGGGCGATGAGCTGTTTGGCCTGAGCCAGATTGATCTGCTACTGACCGATTCGGCCCAGGATGCACTGGCCTTGTCGCAGCACAGCCGCAATCTGCTGCTGGTTGAACGCAAGATCAGCGATGACGCGTTGATCCGCCAGCGTGCGCGGATCCGGCCGATCGCCAGCCCTGAGGGCGCTTGCTGTGTGGAGCGGTTGATGGAGCCTTATCCATCGATGCTGGAACGGCAACTGGCGCGGATGCATGAGCGCCGGGCGTAA